In Tepidimonas taiwanensis, the following are encoded in one genomic region:
- a CDS encoding tetratricopeptide repeat protein, producing MRVNRIWNFLFVLVLAAGVASVYVWGIKYGYVFDDLRLVDGTIQLDKPYALSLSYRSLWVLSYPWIHQTLGESIVWQRVFNLVLHAGNGVLVFLLAKRFLMHAISEECYSSGVSSAAWFDANAHKASFTLYAAVILWVLNPVAVYAVAYLIQRSTLMATMFILLFMLSYIEALRGLRWLYVVAAVSYVFVLLSKEHGASAILLTLPLYVYFRRPEKRTLLRVGGVLFLLFMAVVGFVLTRKGWKLGAATEDMVQPFLESLRQLGSFSDLEIYVFSVINQMSLFFRYAFLWIIPWVGWMSIDIRVPFPTQWFSIQLLGALGYLGLVIYAMWVMATRRGFVSLLGIVVLIPAVLFVTEFAYVRLQEPFVLYRSYMWFFTLPVLAWLAVYYLSEFRSVVLGVLVILIFGFTLLSYERVGSFRNEYTVWKDAVEKLDLNAGSNVFGRWRAPLNFSLALINMGSNEEGLRYAALSDRLGAPNGLAKFNQAAALSNLGQLEAALDFYNKAELDGFTLKGSLYKDKGLVLAKLGRYDDALENFDLALTLLTRESERSQTLLAAGRAANSAGEYRRAISYYQQLSELQPDATAVPIGVAFANYKLGNVDAALDALNRSLAKKPTAEVLHARAFIFKELGNKGRALNDINVAIVLAPQNPIYQQFRDQILKD from the coding sequence ATGAGGGTGAATCGCATTTGGAATTTTTTATTCGTGCTCGTCCTCGCGGCGGGGGTCGCCTCCGTCTATGTATGGGGAATAAAGTATGGATACGTGTTTGATGACTTAAGGCTGGTCGATGGAACCATCCAATTGGATAAGCCGTACGCGCTTTCTCTCTCGTATCGTTCACTTTGGGTTCTAAGTTACCCTTGGATCCACCAGACGTTAGGCGAGAGCATCGTTTGGCAGCGGGTTTTCAATTTGGTGTTGCATGCAGGAAATGGTGTGCTGGTGTTTTTGCTGGCAAAAAGATTTTTGATGCATGCAATTAGCGAAGAGTGCTATAGCAGCGGGGTGTCGAGCGCGGCGTGGTTTGATGCTAATGCGCACAAGGCGTCGTTCACGTTGTATGCCGCGGTAATTCTATGGGTTCTCAATCCTGTTGCAGTATACGCGGTGGCATACCTGATTCAGCGGTCGACGCTGATGGCAACGATGTTTATCTTACTGTTCATGCTCAGCTATATTGAGGCGTTGCGTGGACTCCGTTGGTTATATGTGGTCGCCGCAGTAAGTTACGTGTTTGTACTGCTGTCTAAAGAGCATGGGGCCTCGGCCATTTTATTGACGTTGCCGTTGTATGTTTATTTTCGGAGACCGGAAAAGCGTACGCTCCTACGTGTCGGAGGCGTGTTGTTTTTGCTTTTTATGGCGGTCGTAGGGTTTGTTTTAACGAGAAAGGGTTGGAAACTTGGAGCGGCCACCGAGGATATGGTGCAGCCGTTTCTGGAAAGCCTGAGGCAACTCGGAAGTTTTTCAGATTTGGAAATTTATGTCTTTAGTGTCATCAATCAGATGTCATTATTTTTTCGCTATGCCTTCCTCTGGATTATTCCGTGGGTGGGTTGGATGAGTATAGATATTCGTGTCCCGTTCCCTACACAGTGGTTTAGTATTCAACTTTTGGGGGCGCTCGGTTACTTGGGGTTGGTGATCTATGCGATGTGGGTGATGGCTACCCGCCGTGGATTTGTGTCCCTCTTGGGTATTGTGGTTCTAATTCCGGCGGTCCTGTTTGTAACGGAATTTGCGTATGTCCGATTGCAGGAGCCGTTCGTGCTTTATCGTAGTTACATGTGGTTCTTCACGTTGCCGGTGCTCGCGTGGCTGGCTGTGTATTATCTGTCGGAGTTTCGATCGGTCGTTTTGGGGGTGCTGGTTATCTTAATATTTGGTTTTACGCTACTCTCCTATGAAAGGGTGGGAAGCTTTAGAAATGAGTACACCGTTTGGAAGGATGCGGTCGAAAAGCTCGACTTAAATGCGGGTAGTAACGTGTTTGGGCGCTGGCGTGCTCCATTAAATTTCTCTTTGGCGTTGATTAATATGGGCAGTAATGAGGAGGGTTTGCGGTATGCTGCATTATCAGATCGGCTTGGGGCGCCGAATGGTCTTGCTAAATTTAATCAGGCGGCTGCACTAAGTAATTTGGGTCAGTTGGAGGCGGCATTGGATTTCTACAATAAGGCGGAGCTTGACGGATTTACGTTGAAGGGGAGTCTCTACAAGGATAAAGGGCTTGTTCTAGCGAAGCTTGGCCGTTATGATGACGCGCTTGAGAATTTTGATTTGGCCCTAACTTTGTTGACGAGAGAGAGTGAGCGATCGCAAACATTATTGGCGGCAGGGCGCGCTGCCAACTCGGCTGGTGAGTATCGCCGAGCCATTTCATATTACCAGCAACTTTCGGAGCTACAGCCCGACGCTACAGCAGTTCCCATTGGGGTTGCATTTGCAAATTACAAATTGGGCAATGTCGATGCGGCACTCGATGCGTTGAATCGCTCTCTGGCTAAGAAGCCGACGGCGGAGGTTTTGCATGCAAGGGCATTTATTTTTAAAGAGCTTGGCAATAAAGGTCGCGCGTTGAATGATATCAATGTTGCGATAGTGCTGGCGCCGCAGAACCCAATTTATCAGCAGTTTCGAGACCAAATTCTCAAAGATTGA
- a CDS encoding lysophospholipid acyltransferase family protein has product MTRLFLLLARWPLWALHALGWLGGWVVWLASPTYRRRWWAHTRLAGLRGRARWASVGAAGQQVAELPRLWFGPPVPVGWEGAAHIDAALAQGRGVLFLTPHLGCFEVTPRAYAERFGTHAPITVLYRPSRQAALDALLQRARRRPGMAAAPTTLAGVRQLMHALRRGEAVGLLPDQVPPEGLGVWAPFFGRPAYTMTLAARLAQQPGVQVLLAWGERLPWGRGYVVHVQPWAQVMDAPLAADPAQAAAQINGAMERLIARAPSQYLWGYARYKSPRALR; this is encoded by the coding sequence ATGACCCGCCTGTTCCTCTTGCTCGCCCGCTGGCCCCTGTGGGCATTGCACGCCCTGGGCTGGCTCGGTGGGTGGGTGGTGTGGCTGGCCTCGCCCACCTACCGACGGCGCTGGTGGGCGCACACCCGGCTCGCCGGGCTGCGCGGCCGCGCGCGCTGGGCGTCGGTCGGCGCCGCGGGGCAGCAGGTGGCCGAGCTGCCACGCCTGTGGTTCGGCCCGCCGGTGCCCGTGGGTTGGGAGGGGGCGGCGCACATCGACGCGGCGCTGGCGCAGGGCCGCGGGGTGCTGTTTCTGACGCCGCACCTGGGGTGCTTCGAGGTCACGCCACGCGCCTACGCCGAGCGGTTCGGGACACATGCCCCCATTACCGTTTTGTACCGCCCGTCGCGTCAGGCCGCGTTGGATGCGCTGCTGCAGCGGGCCCGCCGGCGTCCCGGCATGGCGGCCGCGCCGACGACGCTGGCCGGTGTGCGGCAGTTGATGCACGCGCTGCGCCGCGGCGAGGCGGTGGGCCTGTTGCCGGATCAGGTGCCGCCCGAAGGGCTCGGCGTGTGGGCGCCGTTTTTCGGCCGCCCCGCGTACACGATGACGCTGGCCGCGCGGCTGGCGCAGCAGCCCGGCGTGCAGGTGCTGCTCGCGTGGGGCGAACGGCTGCCGTGGGGGCGGGGCTACGTGGTGCACGTGCAGCCGTGGGCGCAGGTGATGGACGCGCCGCTGGCGGCCGATCCCGCGCAGGCGGCCGCCCAGATCAACGGCGCGATGGAGCGCCTCATTGCCCGGGCGCCGTCGCAGTACCTGTGGGGCTATGCGCGTTACAAGTCACCCCGCGCGCTGCGCTGA
- the metK gene encoding methionine adenosyltransferase has protein sequence MANDFLFTSESVSEGHPDKVADQISDAILDAILEQDPRSRVAAETLCNTGLVVLAGEITTNAHVDYIQVARDTIKRIGYDNTEYGIDYKGCAVLVAYDKQSNDIAQGVDHASDDYLNTGAGDQGLMFGYACDETPELMPAPIYYAHRIVERQAQLRKDGRLPFLRPDAKSQITMRYVDGRPHSIDTVVLSSQHSPEMSDGKHMKPAFIEACIEEIIKPVLPKEWLKDTRYLINPTGRFVIGGPQGDCGLTGRKIIVDTYGGACPHGGGAFSGKDPTKVDRSAAYAARYVAKNIVAAGLARQCQIQVSYAIGVARPINVTVYTEGTGVISDEKIAAIVNEVFDLRPKGIIQMLDLLRPIYSKTAAYGHFGRDEPEFTWERTDKVQVLRDLAGLKQ, from the coding sequence ATGGCGAACGACTTTCTCTTCACCAGTGAGTCCGTCTCCGAAGGCCACCCGGACAAGGTGGCCGACCAGATCTCGGACGCGATCCTGGATGCCATCCTCGAGCAGGACCCGCGCTCGCGCGTCGCCGCCGAGACGCTGTGCAACACTGGGCTGGTGGTGCTCGCCGGCGAAATCACGACCAACGCGCACGTCGACTACATCCAAGTCGCGCGCGACACCATCAAGCGCATCGGCTACGACAACACCGAGTACGGCATCGACTACAAGGGCTGTGCGGTGCTGGTCGCCTACGACAAGCAGAGCAACGATATCGCGCAGGGCGTCGATCACGCCAGCGACGACTACCTCAACACTGGCGCGGGCGACCAGGGTTTGATGTTCGGCTACGCCTGTGACGAGACGCCGGAGCTGATGCCGGCGCCGATCTACTACGCGCACCGCATCGTCGAGCGCCAGGCCCAGCTGCGCAAGGACGGTCGCCTGCCCTTCCTGCGCCCGGACGCCAAGAGCCAGATCACGATGCGCTACGTGGACGGGCGGCCGCACAGCATCGACACCGTCGTGCTCTCCAGCCAACACTCGCCCGAGATGAGCGACGGCAAGCACATGAAGCCGGCGTTCATCGAAGCCTGCATCGAAGAGATCATCAAGCCCGTCCTGCCCAAGGAGTGGCTCAAAGACACCCGCTACCTGATCAACCCGACCGGGCGCTTCGTCATCGGCGGCCCGCAGGGCGACTGCGGCCTGACCGGGCGTAAGATCATCGTCGACACCTACGGTGGCGCCTGCCCGCACGGCGGTGGTGCGTTCTCCGGCAAAGACCCCACCAAAGTCGACCGCTCCGCGGCCTACGCGGCACGCTACGTCGCGAAGAACATCGTCGCGGCGGGCCTGGCGCGGCAGTGCCAGATCCAGGTCAGCTACGCGATCGGCGTGGCGCGCCCGATCAACGTCACCGTTTATACCGAGGGCACCGGCGTCATCTCGGACGAGAAAATCGCCGCCATCGTCAACGAGGTCTTCGACCTGCGGCCCAAGGGCATCATCCAGATGCTGGACCTGCTGCGCCCGATCTACAGCAAAACCGCCGCCTACGGCCACTTCGGCCGGGACGAGCCGGAATTCACCTGGGAGCGCACCGACAAGGTGCAGGTGCTACGGGATCTGGCGGGGCTAAAACAGTAA